The Anolis sagrei isolate rAnoSag1 chromosome 6, rAnoSag1.mat, whole genome shotgun sequence genome includes the window ctctccttcccttcctcatcctttctcctctttttctctttctttcctttctcccttcccctcatacacatccACAAATggacaaacacacatgcatacttTGACCGTTATATAGAAACAGATAGAAGTAATTGctaattttcaatgtttttaaacaaaaatgtaattaaggtaaaggtttcctcctgatattaagtccagtcatatctgactctggggtgtggtgctcatctaagccaaagagccagcgttgtccatagacatctccaaggtcatgtggccagcatgactgcatggagtgcccttaccttcctgtcagagcggtacctattgatctactcacatttacatgtttttaaactgctaggctggcagaagctggggctgacagcggaagctcacgccactccctggattcgaaactgcaaccttttggtcaacaagctcagcagctcagtggtttaatccactgtgctactGTGCCATAATTACAAATGTAATTATGTAGCAATATTTAACTTTACCAACAAATTTCAACTCTGGAAAAAAGGTAGGCACAGAAGGATGTATGGTAACCCTATGCTATACTGTTGCTACTCAATGTACTCTGCCACTAGGCTGAGCAGTGAGATATATGTACCTGATTCCAGCCTTCAGGGTTCAGGAGGAAAGAGCTTGCACCAATGACTCCCACAGCCAGGAGCATAAGATCTTCCTTTACAGATACAAACTCTGCTCTATTAAATTGAAATGGCAAAGTAAGAAAATGGTGTTCCAGGAGAAACAGCGAGGATATTGTACATTAAAAGCATACATTTATGCAGATACAGAAAATAATTCAATATCTAGTTGATTTTTTGAACTTTGATTAATGTTATACTATGTTGTCATGAATCGTGAAACACCTATTTTGAAGGAATCTGTGGAAAACAGACAATCTTTAGCTGACATAAAGGGATATTGCCAGAGGAAATCTAACATGCTACTTATCTAACATCCAGATGCATCAGTATCTCCATTGAAAACAATCAACCTTCACACCCAGTCTGTCATTGCATTCAGGTAAAAAGCCATCTTATATGAActgtgtatattgtattattgccAAGACTCCAATGTCACAGGGCAGTTTCAGCTCTGAAGCCAGACTCTGTTCCAAGTGTGGAGCACATAAACAGAGCTCTATTAAGTTTTTTAATATGGAAAACTGACTCAGAATTTCTTGGTCTTCACTTCATGAGACTTTAGTAGACATAGAGGAGTCTGGAAAAGTGCCACATTCTGCCCCCTCCAAGTTAACTTCTTTTTCCTATGTGTACATTCATTTTTAGCACATTGTTTTGCAGAACTTACAGCTGGAGCTCACTTGGAGATGCATTTTCGATTGCTGACTTCAGCAAAGTGTCATAAATGCTGCTTCTCAAGAGGTATGCTAAGCTCAGCAAATTTCTGCACATTTCCTGCAGCTCTTTTGTGGGACGTAAATAACCATTGTATCCTAATTGGAAAATAAAGAAACCATCAGAAACTGCTGCAACGAGAAGAGCTAACTTTATTTTGAGGCAGAATCTGGACAGTTAATTTAGGTGAGTGACCTAACAAATATGTTGTTATGGATCACCAACCTCAAATGTCTTctatggtttttgttttgtttcttattttcctctCATGCCCAACAACGGTAGGATTATCACTTGTTCCCTTTCCCCCTATTTGTATTTttgtcaataataatataataataataaactttatttataccccgccaccatctcccccaatggggtcttggagcggcttacatggggccaggcccgaacaacagattacaatacaaaaaaataaaaattacaataaaataaacaacataacatgaaagtataaaacatcaaagtatataaataatatacatagAACATAAAAACCGAACATAAggacatgtacataaaatgattttaaaactccaggtgagataaaggggcaAAACTAATTGTAGGGAGAACTTATGGAGAGATGGGATAATAAACAAAGTTTAGGAGAATAGTTTCACACATACACCCTTCATTCTACCAAGCTTTTATTTGGACAAAACATCTTGCAGAAGTTGCACAAAGGTTCCTGGTGTTCAAACAGCGAGGAATGAAATAACACCATAGCATTTTTTTTACCCAAGCCTAAACTTATCCAATGTTATCTTTCTCCTGACCTTTACCTAAAACCTCCAGGAGCATTTCAACATAAGCAAAAGGGGCTGGAACATTGATCTGAAAATGCAGAGCCTTCAAAATAGCCAGTTCAGATTCCAGCAGTTCTTCTGTGGTATAAGAGTAACCCACGGACTTCAGAAACTTCAAAACCATATTGTTATTAACAATCTGTGTGAAGAGAAGTGTGAACGTTACTCCCAACACGCAAACTTTGCTTTACATATTGACTGCTATGATTTGGTATTAAAAAGTTCTTTTGGACTGatggtttaaaatatttttaaaaatacatcccGATATATATGCTGTAGAGCCTGCACAGAACATCCGAAATTTTTCTCCTGCTAGTCATAGTAATAGATTGAGTCTCCTCCATGTATTCCATGATACTGTTTATTAGTAGCCTTTGTAAATGGCTGTATTCTTAAACTGAAGCTCAATAGCCAACGTGTCAGTCTCACAGAGATCCTGAATTTGATCCTCAAAATGCAGCAGATGACTCTTTTTGAGTTAGAAAGTTCAATGCCCCTGGCAGATCAAAATAACCGTCATAGGAATAATATTGAGCTGAACGAGAAACCATTCCACTCACTGTCTACCATCTGGCCCACAGTGCCACACTTATATATGAAAGGTTTGCTCAGTATatgatgaaagaaaaaaaatatgacaaAGAGCTGTTGAACATAACCCCAGAAAAATGGAATTTTTGCTGCAAAGGCTTAGTGCCTGATATGGAAGATGCGAACTTTCTGAAGACAGATCTGTTTTGAATTGAAGTCACACATCAAAGCACTCAACCCCTGTAGAGATTTTGGAGGCATGTGGAAAGAAAGAGTGGAAACACGTCAAGACAATGAGTGGAATGGTTTCTCGTTCAGCTTAATATTATTCCTATGACAAACGTTTTGATCTGCCAGAGGCACTTCTTTGTGCATGGATCATGAGTGGTTTAaactttaaaccaggggtcctcaaactttttaaacagagggccagatcacagtccctcaaactgttgtagggccagattataatttgaaaaaaattgaatgaattcctatgcaaactgcacgtatcttatttgtcgtgcaaaaaacactttaaaacaatacaataattaaaattaagaataattttaacaaatataaatttattagtattttaatgagaagtgtgggcttgcttttggctgatgagataggattcttgttattgttgtgtgctttccagtcatttcagatttaggctgaccctgagcgagggccaggtaaatggccttggagggctgtatctggcccccgggccttagtttgaggacctctgctttaaaaaaaacacagtccTAGGCAAAAGTATAAGTTTTGGAAGGATATTATTTCTGCCATACAGCATATTTATAAAACTTGTGCATTAAtcaagatcctctgaagatgcaggtgaaatgtcagaagaaaatgctgctagaacatggctacAGGGCCTGGAAAAcgcacaacaccccagtgattttggccatgaaagccttcaacaatacttataATTAAGATGAATCCCAATTCTCCTTACACTGTAGTGGAAAGAGAGCTTGCTGGCAAGTTGGATGGAAGAAACTAGGCGCAGCACGTATATGCCCTCAATTTGCTGTTTCACTGAGGCACAACTGCAATCTTCTCCCTTTGCTT containing:
- the CNTD1 gene encoding cyclin N-terminal domain-containing protein 1 → MCSPAQMAARYRSSEPVFGAVAPGIIQDALLHMARENEQSLSKLCSEAGSFKETKTVEFVFLLSEKWNLTETARYQAIEIFERFMLTLIKELFHCTKAKGEDCSCASVKQQIEGIYVLRLVSSIQLASKLSFHYSIVNNNMVLKFLKSVGYSYTTEELLESELAILKALHFQINVPAPFAYVEMLLEVLGYNGYLRPTKELQEMCRNLLSLAYLLRSSIYDTLLKSAIENASPSELQLAEFVSVKEDLMLLAVGVIGASSFLLNPEGWNQVVEYLGDTTGISLQSIVEAVYAILKHSMDDC